Proteins from one Hyperolius riggenbachi isolate aHypRig1 chromosome 4, aHypRig1.pri, whole genome shotgun sequence genomic window:
- the OVOL2 gene encoding transcription factor Ovo-like 2 has product MPRAFLVKRRTPPPIVRSWHELPDEERADTYIPDSIDCFLKYVTEDSLSNSSSAGDPITDSPERASSDSSLCNGSITTTPNSSTDQCGDALSPEAKGSSQENAEEQALDLKRSSVRSKIKVTSGTLGEELYSCDICGKTFRLQRMLNRHLKCHNQVKRHLCTFCGKGFNDTFDLKRHVRTHTGIRPYKCEICNKAFTQRCSLESHLKKIHGVQQGYAYKQRRDKLFVCEECGYTGPSQEDLYLHVYNSHPGSAFLKKTTKKLAALLQNKIASVLQVSPKNEDDDDDDDDEEEEEEEEEEMQ; this is encoded by the exons ATGCCCAGAGCTTTCCTGGTGAAGAGGAGGACCCCACCACCCATAGTCCGCAGCTGGCATGAGCTGCCCGACGAGGAGAGAGCCGACACCTACATACCAG ACAGTATTGATTGCTTCTTGAAGTATGTAACAGAGGACAGCTTGAGTAACAGCAGCAGTGCTGGGGACCCCATAACTGACAGCCCAGAGAGGGCAAGCAGTGATTCTAGCCTCTGTAATGGCAGCATCACTACCACCCCTAACAGCAGCACTGACCAGTGTGGTGATGCCTTGTCCCCTGAGGCTAAAGGCAGCAGCCAAGagaatgcagaggaacaagctCTGGACCTCAAGCGATCATCAGTCAGATCCAAAattaag GTCACCAGTGGAACACTCGGCGAGGAGCTTTATAGCTGTGACATCTGTGGTAAGACGTTCCGCTTGCAGCGCATGCTCAATCGTCATCTCAAATGCCATAACCAGGTGAAAAGACACCTCTGCACTTTCTGTGGCAAAGGCTTCAATGATACGTTTGATCTGAAGAGACATGTGAGGACTCACACAG GAATCCGCCCCTACAAGTGTGAAATCTGCAACAAGGCCTTCACTCAGCGCTGTTCTCTAGAGTCCCATCTGAAGAAGATCCATGGTGTGCAGCAAGGCTATGCCTACAAGCAGAGGAGGGACAAACTGTTTGTGTGTGAGGAATGTGGCTACACTGGGCCGTCCCAGGAGGATCTATACCTGCATGTTTACAACAGCCATCCAGGCAGCGCCTTTCTCAAGAAAACTACCAAAAAACTGGCAGCACTTCTACAAAACAAAATCGCATCAGTGCTGCAGGTCAGCCCTAAAAATGaagatgatgatgacgatgatgatgatgaagaagaagaagaggaagaagaagaagaaatgcaGTGA